In Acholeplasma equirhinis, the following proteins share a genomic window:
- the argS gene encoding arginine--tRNA ligase, protein MIVNIKENIKSQLMNNFGLDQVAVEVPKRGDADLAIPLFGFVKSMSIPVTEVFEKFKVVLENLPEIDKVVFIAGFLNIYLKRKDLSYAILKSIYNEKQNYGSKPSNGQTVVMDYSSPNIAKSFSVGHLRSTVIGNSLKQIYQKNGFNVVGINYLGDWGTQFGRMIVAYQKWGNKEEIAKNPIAELQKLYVRFHEEEQLDPSLDQLGRDAFLKLEQGDPEYIALWQYFRDESLKEFMQMYELLDVTFDSYNGEAFYNDKMDAVVEELEAKGLLKEDQGAKVVYVGDEQPPVLIKRSDGATLYTTRDLAALFYRKKTYDFVKALYIVGNEQKLHFENIKKVTKLMGYDFDIEHVNFGFVLQDGKKMSTRKGKTAKLIDVINEAVDNAKTAILTKNPDLPNKDEVARAVGVGAVIFNDLKNERHLDYEFNLQQMVAFEGQTGPYLQYSIVRIFSILKQSQFDLSKVNTSLFQEDVYFNLVKVLDQFPSVIERACADNTPSTIARYLLSLAQEFNSFYAKVKINTPEEDVRNTNLLLVQGILTVLIEGLRLLGIKHLESM, encoded by the coding sequence ATGATTGTAAATATTAAAGAAAATATTAAATCACAACTTATGAATAACTTTGGACTTGACCAAGTAGCGGTTGAGGTACCAAAACGAGGTGATGCAGATTTAGCAATTCCACTTTTTGGATTTGTTAAGTCAATGAGTATCCCTGTAACTGAAGTATTTGAGAAATTCAAGGTTGTATTAGAAAATTTACCTGAAATTGACAAAGTCGTATTTATTGCTGGCTTTTTAAACATTTATTTAAAACGAAAAGATTTATCATACGCTATATTAAAATCTATTTATAATGAAAAACAAAACTATGGTTCTAAACCATCAAATGGTCAAACTGTAGTAATGGATTATTCATCACCAAATATTGCTAAAAGTTTCTCAGTTGGTCACTTAAGATCAACTGTTATTGGTAACTCATTAAAACAAATTTATCAAAAGAATGGTTTTAATGTTGTTGGTATTAATTATTTAGGTGACTGGGGAACTCAATTTGGTCGCATGATTGTTGCTTATCAAAAATGGGGTAACAAAGAAGAAATCGCTAAAAACCCAATTGCTGAACTACAAAAACTCTATGTAAGATTCCATGAAGAAGAGCAACTTGATCCATCACTTGATCAATTAGGTCGCGATGCATTCTTAAAATTAGAACAAGGTGACCCTGAATATATTGCACTATGGCAGTATTTCCGCGATGAATCATTAAAAGAATTCATGCAAATGTATGAATTATTAGATGTGACATTTGATTCTTATAATGGTGAAGCATTCTATAATGATAAAATGGATGCCGTTGTTGAAGAACTTGAAGCTAAAGGTTTATTAAAAGAAGACCAAGGGGCTAAAGTAGTTTATGTGGGTGATGAACAACCACCCGTCTTAATTAAGAGAAGCGACGGTGCAACATTATACACTACACGTGATTTAGCAGCACTTTTCTACCGTAAAAAGACATATGATTTTGTAAAAGCTTTATACATTGTTGGTAATGAACAAAAACTTCACTTTGAAAATATTAAAAAAGTAACTAAACTTATGGGTTATGATTTTGATATCGAACATGTGAATTTTGGATTTGTTTTACAAGATGGTAAAAAGATGTCTACTAGAAAAGGTAAGACAGCTAAACTCATTGATGTTATCAATGAAGCAGTTGATAATGCAAAAACTGCAATATTAACTAAAAACCCAGATTTGCCAAATAAAGATGAAGTTGCAAGAGCAGTAGGTGTTGGTGCAGTCATCTTTAACGACCTTAAAAACGAACGTCATTTAGACTATGAATTTAATTTACAACAAATGGTTGCTTTTGAAGGTCAAACAGGTCCATATCTACAATATTCTATCGTTAGAATATTCTCAATTTTAAAACAATCTCAATTTGATTTAAGTAAAGTAAATACTTCATTATTCCAAGAAGACGTTTACTTCAATTTAGTTAAAGTGTTAGATCAATTTCCAAGTGTGATTGAAAGAGCATGTGCAGATAATACACCATCAACAATCGCGAGATACTTATTATCTCTAGCTCAAGAATTTAATTCATTCTATGCAAAGGTGAAAATAAATACACCAGAGGAAGATGTTAGAAATACCAACCTATTATTAGTACAAGGTATTTTAACTGTGTTAATTGAAGGCTTAAGATTATTAGGCATCAAACATTTAGAATCAATGTAA
- a CDS encoding lysylphosphatidylglycerol synthase transmembrane domain-containing protein: protein MEKQKKIGLNIILVLIILLVMITIIGSLNDMTEVMSIIGKIDLPFFLLALVLGLLSFILMSLSSQFVLSALSKDLPFLTGFLIQATEPFFNGITPFSSGAQPFQIYYYHKHNVDSKNATSVIVVNFILFQIVSVALSLIGLIIFWPNIYDAMGMNVVYILIGFSINAVILVGLFLIAYVKKVYRLFEKLFVFLQKFKLTKNLATKLLSKTANFVGEFQEGVKFLFTKKRVFILSTTFKLLSLLSVYATTVLISISLGFYFSIEQNFYMIFAGILATTTMMFVPLPGASGGTEAAFTGLVSLLFITASQAATAVTIMLLWRVATYYFGMLYGFIGYIILKQRKVKL from the coding sequence ATGGAAAAACAAAAGAAGATTGGCTTAAACATTATTTTAGTCCTCATTATTCTACTTGTAATGATCACAATTATTGGTAGTTTAAATGATATGACTGAAGTAATGTCGATTATTGGAAAAATAGACTTACCATTCTTTTTACTTGCTTTAGTTTTAGGCTTATTAAGTTTTATCTTAATGTCTTTATCAAGTCAATTTGTTTTATCTGCATTAAGTAAAGATTTACCATTTTTAACTGGATTTTTAATTCAAGCTACGGAACCCTTTTTTAATGGTATTACACCATTTTCATCCGGTGCGCAGCCTTTTCAAATTTATTATTACCATAAACATAACGTAGACAGTAAAAATGCAACCAGTGTAATTGTTGTAAACTTTATTCTATTTCAAATTGTTTCTGTTGCACTTTCACTCATAGGATTAATTATTTTTTGGCCAAATATTTATGATGCAATGGGAATGAATGTCGTATATATTTTGATTGGATTTTCTATAAATGCAGTTATTCTCGTCGGATTATTCTTGATTGCATATGTCAAAAAAGTATATCGACTCTTTGAAAAGTTATTTGTATTCCTTCAAAAATTTAAACTTACAAAGAATTTAGCAACTAAACTTCTTTCAAAAACAGCCAATTTTGTTGGAGAATTCCAAGAAGGTGTTAAGTTCTTATTTACGAAGAAAAGAGTTTTTATTTTAAGTACAACATTTAAACTCTTATCACTATTATCAGTTTATGCAACAACAGTTTTGATTTCAATTTCTTTAGGATTCTACTTTAGTATTGAACAGAATTTCTACATGATTTTTGCAGGTATTCTTGCTACAACAACCATGATGTTTGTACCACTACCTGGTGCATCAGGTGGAACTGAAGCTGCGTTTACAGGGCTTGTTTCATTGTTATTTATTACTGCAAGTCAAGCAGCAACTGCAGTTACAATTATGTTGCTCTGGCGTGTTGCTACATATTATTTTGGAATGTTATATGGATTTATAGGTTATATCATACTTAAACAAAGGAAGGTCAAATTATGA
- the mgs gene encoding alpha-monoglucosyldiacylglycerol synthase produces MRIGIFTDAYKPLISGVVTSVVTLKEGLEKEGHEVYIIAPSAPRHYKELDPKVLRLKGFIIPRRSLKGFRWIPLSRIFTKRVRDLKLDVIHIHTEFSAGDLGLHVGKKFKIPMVYTLHTSYQDYTHYISKFLTKFAPSLAKRGAFIINNRYTKNCQMTIVPTKKIYDKMIRLKHDGRFTVIPSGIDLKPFYKSSHDPKDVEALREKLGIKQGEFVAMVVARVAKEKSLPDLVDGFIEFHKHYPNSRFIIIGDGPDRPALEHHIDKLDARDFIQTTGFVKHEEVGIYYQVADVFLNASTTETQGLTYVEALAASLPIIVRYDEVFDAFVTDGENGLFFNKTEELTELLIKVQEDKVLLEKLRKNAEASVINYSQEQYAKNVTKLYEELIKENNEKLALKNKK; encoded by the coding sequence ATGAGAATTGGTATTTTCACTGATGCTTATAAACCACTCATCTCCGGCGTTGTAACATCAGTCGTCACATTAAAAGAAGGACTAGAAAAAGAAGGCCATGAGGTATATATCATCGCACCTTCAGCTCCTCGTCACTACAAAGAACTTGATCCTAAAGTCTTAAGACTTAAGGGTTTTATCATTCCAAGAAGATCTTTGAAAGGATTTAGATGGATTCCACTCTCAAGAATCTTTACAAAACGTGTACGAGATTTAAAACTTGATGTCATCCATATTCATACTGAGTTTTCAGCAGGTGATCTTGGATTACATGTGGGTAAGAAGTTTAAAATACCAATGGTATATACACTCCATACAAGTTATCAAGATTATACACATTATATTTCTAAATTCTTAACTAAGTTTGCACCAAGTTTAGCAAAAAGAGGTGCATTCATTATTAACAATCGCTATACTAAAAATTGTCAAATGACAATTGTACCTACTAAGAAAATCTATGATAAGATGATTCGCTTAAAACATGATGGCCGCTTTACAGTGATTCCATCGGGTATTGATTTAAAACCATTTTATAAATCCAGTCATGACCCAAAAGATGTTGAGGCTTTAAGAGAGAAACTGGGTATCAAACAAGGTGAATTTGTCGCAATGGTTGTTGCACGTGTTGCTAAAGAAAAATCTTTACCTGATTTAGTAGATGGTTTTATCGAGTTCCATAAACACTATCCAAACTCAAGATTTATCATCATTGGTGATGGTCCAGATAGACCTGCACTAGAACACCACATTGACAAACTTGATGCAAGAGATTTTATCCAAACAACTGGATTTGTTAAACATGAAGAGGTTGGTATTTATTACCAAGTCGCTGATGTTTTCTTAAATGCATCTACAACTGAAACTCAAGGATTAACATATGTTGAAGCACTTGCTGCATCATTACCAATTATTGTAAGATATGATGAAGTCTTTGATGCGTTTGTAACAGATGGTGAAAATGGATTATTCTTTAATAAAACAGAAGAACTGACTGAATTACTAATTAAAGTACAAGAAGATAAAGTATTGCTTGAAAAACTAAGAAAGAATGCTGAAGCAAGTGTTATTAATTATTCTCAAGAACAATATGCTAAAAATGTTACAAAACTATATGAAGAATTAATAAAAGAAAACAATGAAAAATTAGCATTGAAGAATAAAAAGTAA
- a CDS encoding copper-translocating P-type ATPase encodes MKKIYVFKHHDHNHGSDEKKVCTCPGCKGEGTENCSCGCLEGNVSCNHENHHKETKKVCTCLGCEDAGTSTCECDCLDEKHEHHHEAEKKVCTCPGCKGEGTDSCTCGCLTGDKSCSHDEHQHSHHEHHHEENHECCGKCEHEANQEEKVCTCPGCKGERKSECNCGCLDSEKSCNHDGEDHSHHHHTHNHSHHNHSHHDHSHHGHHGHGGHDHSAHIKDYLIRFVVSSILSIPVLLLSPMIQNWLNYSITFQYQEYVVLIFATAIFAYGGWPFFSASYYELKAKEPAMMSLVALSITISYVYSVLVTFGLSGMDFYWELVTLIDIMLLGHFLEMKSSMVASDALQSLTKLLPSEAHLIINDNETKDVPLSELKKHQIVLVKPGEKVPVDGDIVKGESAIDESMVTGESNPVVKTINDQVIGGTINGDGLLEVKISKLGEETYLSQVVKLVNDSLGNKSKTQRLADIAAKYLFYVSITVALLTWLAWGLVGESQEFILEKVVTVIVIACPHALGVAIPLVTSISTTLAAKNGLLIKNRSQFENARKVTDVIFDKTGTLTDGKFSVTNVYAISKDIEYVLDLAYVLEKPSTHPIAKGILAYSQINESNLKVANYKNLPGYGVTATINGLNSGAVSVAYLDKENIKYDQKLHQELVDKGQTLVYVIEDQKVLGLITLQDQIKPSAIDAIKKLNALGIRTHMLTGDNKSVAEKVANELGITTFKHSMLPHEKSAYIDSIKQPGSFIMMTGDGINDAPALAKSDLGIAIGAGTDVAINTADIILVRSEPKDVLNLIELSKSTYRKMVENLIWALAYNVLTLPLAAGVLAFTGFVISPAVGAILMSLSTIVVSINAQFLKIKK; translated from the coding sequence ATGAAAAAAATATATGTATTTAAACATCATGACCACAATCATGGTTCAGATGAAAAGAAAGTTTGTACTTGTCCTGGTTGTAAAGGTGAAGGCACTGAAAACTGTAGTTGTGGTTGCTTAGAAGGTAATGTTTCATGTAATCATGAAAATCACCATAAAGAAACTAAAAAAGTATGTACTTGTCTCGGCTGTGAAGATGCAGGAACTTCTACTTGTGAATGTGATTGTTTAGATGAAAAACACGAACATCATCATGAAGCAGAAAAAAAAGTTTGTACCTGCCCTGGTTGTAAGGGTGAAGGAACGGATTCATGTACTTGTGGTTGCTTAACTGGAGATAAGAGTTGTAGCCATGATGAACACCAACATTCACACCATGAACATCATCATGAAGAAAATCATGAATGTTGCGGTAAATGCGAACATGAAGCCAACCAAGAAGAAAAAGTTTGTACATGTCCTGGTTGTAAAGGCGAAAGGAAATCTGAATGTAATTGTGGTTGTTTAGACAGTGAAAAAAGTTGCAATCACGATGGAGAGGATCATAGCCATCACCATCATACACATAATCATTCACATCATAATCATTCTCATCACGATCACAGTCATCATGGACATCATGGACATGGCGGACATGATCATTCTGCGCATATTAAAGATTATTTAATTAGATTTGTAGTTTCTTCAATTCTTTCAATCCCGGTTCTTCTTTTATCACCAATGATTCAAAATTGGTTAAACTACTCAATTACTTTCCAATATCAAGAGTATGTCGTTTTAATTTTTGCAACTGCTATATTTGCATATGGTGGTTGGCCATTCTTTAGTGCATCATATTATGAATTAAAAGCTAAAGAACCTGCAATGATGTCACTTGTTGCATTAAGTATTACAATTTCTTATGTATATTCAGTTTTAGTTACATTCGGTTTAAGTGGTATGGATTTTTATTGGGAACTTGTAACTTTAATTGATATTATGTTACTTGGTCACTTCCTAGAAATGAAATCAAGTATGGTTGCTTCAGATGCACTTCAATCACTTACTAAACTTTTACCAAGTGAAGCGCATTTAATTATTAACGATAATGAAACAAAAGATGTTCCATTATCCGAACTTAAAAAACATCAAATTGTTTTAGTTAAACCAGGTGAAAAAGTACCGGTTGATGGTGACATTGTAAAAGGTGAATCTGCTATTGATGAATCCATGGTTACGGGTGAATCAAATCCAGTCGTTAAAACAATTAATGATCAAGTGATTGGTGGAACAATTAATGGAGATGGTTTACTTGAAGTTAAAATTTCTAAACTTGGTGAAGAAACTTATCTTTCTCAAGTTGTTAAACTTGTCAATGATTCATTAGGTAATAAATCAAAAACTCAACGTCTTGCTGATATCGCTGCTAAATATTTATTCTATGTTTCAATTACAGTCGCACTTCTTACTTGGTTAGCATGGGGTCTTGTCGGTGAATCTCAAGAATTTATTCTAGAAAAAGTAGTTACTGTTATTGTTATTGCATGTCCACATGCACTAGGGGTTGCAATTCCACTTGTAACATCAATTTCAACAACACTTGCAGCTAAAAATGGTTTACTTATTAAAAATCGCAGTCAATTTGAAAATGCACGAAAAGTTACAGATGTAATCTTTGATAAAACTGGTACATTAACAGATGGTAAATTCTCAGTAACAAATGTTTATGCTATTTCAAAAGATATTGAATATGTACTAGATTTAGCATATGTACTTGAAAAACCATCAACACATCCAATTGCCAAAGGTATACTTGCTTATTCACAAATTAATGAATCTAACCTTAAAGTTGCTAATTACAAAAACTTACCCGGTTATGGTGTAACTGCAACGATTAATGGTTTAAACTCTGGTGCAGTTTCTGTTGCTTATCTTGATAAAGAAAACATTAAATATGATCAAAAACTACATCAAGAGCTTGTTGATAAAGGACAAACGCTTGTATATGTTATAGAAGATCAAAAAGTCCTTGGATTAATCACTCTACAAGATCAAATTAAACCATCAGCAATAGATGCGATTAAAAAGCTTAATGCACTTGGTATTCGTACACATATGTTAACCGGTGATAATAAATCTGTTGCAGAAAAAGTTGCAAATGAACTTGGTATCACAACTTTCAAACATTCAATGTTACCACACGAAAAGAGTGCATATATTGATTCAATTAAACAACCCGGATCATTTATCATGATGACAGGTGATGGTATCAATGATGCACCTGCGCTTGCTAAATCTGATTTAGGTATTGCAATCGGTGCGGGAACAGATGTTGCAATAAATACTGCGGATATTATTCTTGTAAGATCAGAACCAAAAGATGTTCTTAACTTAATTGAGTTATCAAAATCTACGTATCGTAAAATGGTTGAAAACTTAATTTGGGCACTTGCGTATAATGTTCTTACATTACCGCTTGCTGCTGGTGTACTGGCATTTACAGGATTTGTTATTTCCCCTGCAGTTGGTGCAATTTTAATGAGTCTTTCAACAATTGTTGTAAGTATTAATGCACAATTCTTAAAAATTAAAAAATAA
- a CDS encoding cation:proton antiporter translates to MVYSIGLVLILGFILGFLFERIKLPKIIGMIFIGILMSPSLFDLLDPSLLNISASLRQIALVIVLTRAGLSLDLDRLKAIGRPAILLSFLPATFEIIGIVIFGPLLFGISLPEAILLGSVIAAVSPAIIVPRMIDLKKKRFGEEKKIPEMILAGASLDDIYVIIIFYATLGLVQSNSFNALALLNIPTSIILGITLGFLVSLYIIFIFKKFKFSIPIQVLWLVGVSFLMIGLEEALKPYLEVSALLGVMTMGMMVLFKLKDEAIKLEIGYQKMWVFFEIILFVLVGASVDINYIWNFGLLAVLLIFGALSFRIFGVYLALIKTGLDFKEKLFVAISYLPKATVQAAIGGIALSNGLAIGNLILTMAVLSIVITAPIGAILIDNTYNKLLILESIHEDNHLIN, encoded by the coding sequence ATGGTTTATAGTATAGGTTTAGTTTTAATTCTTGGCTTCATTCTTGGCTTTCTTTTTGAAAGGATTAAGTTACCTAAAATTATCGGAATGATTTTTATTGGTATTCTAATGAGTCCTTCACTTTTCGACTTACTAGATCCAAGTTTGCTCAACATTTCAGCATCCTTAAGACAGATTGCACTTGTCATTGTTTTAACAAGAGCTGGACTCTCTTTAGACCTTGACAGATTAAAAGCAATCGGTCGACCTGCAATCTTATTATCTTTTCTACCAGCAACTTTTGAAATCATTGGAATCGTAATTTTCGGACCATTATTGTTTGGTATTTCATTACCTGAAGCAATTCTTTTAGGATCTGTTATTGCAGCAGTATCTCCGGCAATTATTGTTCCTAGAATGATTGATTTAAAGAAGAAGCGTTTTGGTGAAGAAAAGAAAATTCCGGAGATGATTTTAGCTGGTGCATCACTTGATGATATTTATGTCATTATCATCTTTTATGCAACACTGGGTTTAGTGCAATCTAATAGTTTTAATGCACTCGCTTTACTGAATATTCCAACATCCATTATCTTAGGTATCACACTAGGGTTTTTAGTAAGTTTATATATTATTTTTATCTTTAAAAAATTCAAGTTTTCAATACCTATCCAAGTACTTTGGCTAGTAGGTGTTTCATTCCTTATGATTGGCTTAGAAGAGGCATTAAAGCCTTATCTTGAAGTTTCTGCACTACTTGGTGTCATGACAATGGGTATGATGGTATTATTCAAATTAAAAGATGAAGCAATCAAACTTGAAATTGGATATCAAAAAATGTGGGTATTCTTTGAAATTATTCTATTTGTTTTAGTTGGTGCATCTGTTGACATCAATTATATTTGGAATTTTGGTTTACTTGCAGTATTACTAATTTTTGGTGCGCTATCATTTAGAATTTTTGGTGTCTATTTAGCACTTATAAAGACAGGTTTAGATTTTAAAGAAAAACTATTTGTTGCAATATCGTACTTACCAAAAGCAACCGTTCAAGCAGCGATTGGTGGCATTGCATTATCAAATGGATTAGCAATTGGTAACTTAATTTTAACAATGGCCGTTTTATCGATTGTCATTACAGCTCCTATTGGGGCAATCCTAATTGATAATACATATAATAAATTATTAATTTTGGAATCTATTCATGAAGATAATCACCTTATAAATTAG
- a CDS encoding metal-sensing transcriptional repressor, producing MHNHQSSLKTLKNALGQVEAVIKMTEEDRYCIDISTQISAAIALLKKAQSEILSNHIHSCVKESIEQGNVEDKLEEINTLLKKLV from the coding sequence ATGCATAATCATCAATCATCATTAAAAACATTAAAAAATGCACTTGGTCAAGTTGAAGCTGTAATCAAAATGACTGAGGAAGATCGTTATTGCATTGATATTTCAACTCAAATATCAGCTGCAATCGCATTACTCAAAAAAGCTCAATCTGAAATTCTTTCCAACCACATTCATTCATGTGTTAAAGAATCAATTGAACAAGGTAATGTTGAAGACAAATTAGAAGAAATTAATACACTATTAAAGAAATTAGTATAG
- a CDS encoding PTS sugar transporter subunit IIC yields the protein MNTMNNEKKMGVDSASSTPTFWQKTRQFLYTTLNAMTFGIFGTIVVGAIVQTLGLVIGIEVFNRVSQILTSLLGMGIGLSIGLSLKLNGLKLVMISVAGGIASLLKVDFTLPGWYVPGASSNNPITVYLVVIAVYFLIELVFKKKTVYDLFFIPLLASLGAVLAVYVVSWPIDRLMELIYATIKFFMTAEPYSTSAFISLIFGILLTLPFISSAGVAIAVFTTPFLQGDPIAITAMCAAVVGCTAQMIGFSVQTVRKNDVGTIFTVGLASSMFQFKNVMKKPMTWVPTLVASFVLAPVAYLLFDGYQWFINAIPDNHAFTAAWPGMGSSGLVGQLQTLTISGFSFQGWLFVAYQIMAPLILVLFLDVLFIKMSWYKDTDLILDATL from the coding sequence ATGAACACAATGAATAATGAAAAAAAAATGGGTGTTGACTCGGCATCATCAACACCGACATTCTGGCAAAAGACAAGACAATTTTTATACACAACATTAAACGCGATGACGTTTGGTATTTTTGGGACAATCGTTGTTGGTGCAATTGTACAAACATTAGGTCTTGTAATAGGGATTGAAGTTTTCAATCGTGTATCCCAAATCCTAACGTCTTTACTTGGTATGGGTATTGGTTTAAGTATTGGTTTATCACTTAAGTTAAATGGACTTAAGCTTGTTATGATTTCTGTAGCAGGTGGTATCGCAAGTTTACTTAAAGTTGACTTTACATTACCTGGTTGGTATGTTCCTGGTGCATCATCAAACAATCCAATTACTGTGTATTTAGTAGTAATTGCAGTTTATTTCTTGATTGAGCTTGTATTTAAAAAGAAAACTGTTTATGACTTATTCTTTATTCCATTACTTGCTTCGCTTGGGGCTGTTTTAGCAGTATATGTTGTATCGTGGCCAATTGATCGCTTGATGGAATTAATTTATGCAACGATTAAATTCTTCATGACAGCAGAACCGTATTCTACAAGTGCATTTATTTCATTAATCTTCGGTATTTTATTAACATTACCATTTATTTCAAGTGCTGGGGTTGCTATTGCAGTCTTTACAACGCCTTTCTTACAAGGTGATCCAATTGCGATTACCGCAATGTGTGCAGCGGTTGTTGGATGTACTGCACAAATGATTGGTTTCTCTGTCCAAACAGTGCGTAAGAATGATGTTGGTACCATCTTTACAGTAGGTCTTGCATCTAGTATGTTCCAATTTAAAAACGTTATGAAGAAACCAATGACTTGGGTTCCAACTTTAGTTGCATCATTTGTACTTGCTCCGGTAGCATATCTATTATTTGATGGTTATCAATGGTTTATCAATGCAATACCAGATAATCATGCATTCACTGCAGCATGGCCTGGTATGGGAAGTAGTGGACTGGTTGGGCAACTTCAAACTTTAACAATTTCTGGATTTTCATTCCAAGGATGGTTATTTGTTGCCTATCAGATCATGGCACCTTTAATTTTAGTCTTATTTTTAGATGTATTATTCATCAAGATGTCTTGGTATAAAGATACAGATTTAATTTTAGACGCAACATTGTAA
- a CDS encoding cupin domain-containing protein: protein MYKNIDKSEILILKEQVTYQAHQVSSKTIAQNKHVSITLFSFDKDEEIGLHKSNGDAMVTILDGKAKITIDQTEYFLTEGETIVMPAKINHALYALEPFKMILTVVFPIEN, encoded by the coding sequence ATGTATAAAAACATAGATAAATCAGAAATTTTAATATTAAAAGAACAAGTGACTTACCAAGCACATCAAGTATCAAGTAAAACGATTGCTCAAAATAAACATGTCAGTATTACTTTATTCTCATTTGATAAAGACGAAGAAATTGGATTGCATAAATCAAATGGTGATGCAATGGTTACAATTCTTGATGGTAAAGCAAAAATTACAATTGATCAAACAGAGTATTTCTTAACTGAAGGTGAGACAATAGTTATGCCTGCAAAAATCAACCATGCACTTTATGCACTTGAACCATTTAAAATGATTTTAACCGTTGTATTCCCGATTGAAAATTAA